One genomic region from Frankiaceae bacterium encodes:
- a CDS encoding S8 family serine peptidase encodes MTRRSSVLIGVLSATIALLPGVTAPAAAQRAPAPVTAVVDPALAGTTGDVSVVVVRRPGTGDLADRTVRALGGAVTKDLPIIRGFAARLGAADVAALAGSGGAATVSLDRAMTVQSSATAGTGPNSVYAKALGAESLHRTGVRGGGVTVALLDTGIADLPDLAGRVLPVRTDPLGTQTAPCVNLSGESGCDDSYGHGTFLAGLIAGNGAASGGEHVGVAPQANLVSIKVAGRTGAADVSTVIAGIQWAVSFKNEYGIRVLNLSLGTDSTQSYRVDPLNYAVERAWAAGIVVVVSASNRGPAAGTISKPGDDPFVLTVGAVDDRGTAGIGDDRLPLFSSRGPTAADGLAKPDVVAPGARLVSLSAPGSAIATEFPSPMAAPYRRGSGTSMATAVTSGAVALMLSAQPALTPDRVKYAFAATARPVASTDRMAVGSGMVDVVRAFSAPPGVANAGVQRSSGLGSLDASRGTSYVQLDDPMSTVVTGEMTAQLLLWDPLGYTTGEWTGANWYGANWYGANWYGANWYGANWYGANWYGANWYGSEYYGEVDGANWYGANWYGANWYGAWE; translated from the coding sequence ATGACGCGGCGAAGCTCAGTGCTCATCGGCGTGCTCAGCGCAACGATCGCCCTGCTGCCCGGGGTCACGGCGCCGGCGGCTGCCCAGCGGGCGCCGGCGCCGGTGACCGCGGTGGTGGACCCGGCGCTGGCCGGCACCACCGGCGACGTCTCCGTCGTCGTCGTCCGCAGGCCGGGGACGGGCGACCTCGCCGACCGTACGGTCCGCGCCCTCGGCGGCGCGGTCACGAAGGACCTGCCGATCATCCGGGGCTTCGCCGCCCGGCTCGGCGCGGCCGACGTCGCGGCGCTCGCAGGGAGCGGCGGCGCGGCCACGGTCTCGCTCGACCGCGCGATGACCGTGCAGTCGAGCGCGACGGCCGGCACCGGCCCGAACTCCGTCTACGCGAAGGCGCTCGGCGCCGAGAGCCTCCACCGGACCGGCGTCAGGGGCGGCGGCGTCACCGTCGCGCTGCTCGACACCGGCATCGCCGACCTGCCCGACCTGGCCGGCCGGGTGCTGCCCGTGCGCACCGACCCCCTCGGCACGCAGACCGCGCCGTGCGTCAACCTCTCCGGCGAGAGCGGGTGCGACGACTCGTACGGCCACGGCACGTTCCTCGCCGGCCTCATCGCCGGCAACGGCGCGGCGTCCGGCGGCGAGCACGTGGGCGTCGCGCCGCAGGCGAACCTCGTCTCCATCAAGGTCGCCGGCCGCACCGGCGCCGCCGACGTCAGCACCGTCATCGCCGGCATCCAGTGGGCGGTGTCGTTCAAGAACGAGTACGGCATCCGCGTCCTCAACCTCTCCCTCGGCACCGACTCGACGCAGAGCTACCGCGTCGATCCGTTGAACTACGCCGTCGAGCGGGCCTGGGCCGCGGGCATCGTCGTCGTCGTCTCCGCGAGCAACCGCGGCCCGGCCGCGGGCACGATCTCCAAGCCCGGCGACGACCCGTTCGTCCTCACCGTGGGCGCCGTCGACGACCGCGGCACGGCGGGCATCGGCGACGACCGGCTGCCGCTGTTCTCCTCGCGCGGCCCGACGGCGGCCGACGGCCTGGCCAAGCCCGACGTCGTCGCGCCCGGCGCGCGCCTCGTCTCGCTCTCCGCGCCGGGGTCGGCGATCGCGACGGAGTTCCCCAGCCCGATGGCGGCGCCGTACCGGCGCGGCAGCGGCACCTCCATGGCGACCGCCGTCACGTCCGGCGCCGTGGCGCTGATGCTCTCGGCGCAGCCCGCGCTGACGCCGGACCGGGTCAAGTACGCGTTCGCCGCCACGGCCCGCCCCGTCGCGTCCACCGACCGGATGGCGGTCGGCTCGGGCATGGTCGACGTCGTCCGCGCGTTCTCCGCGCCGCCGGGCGTCGCCAACGCCGGCGTCCAGCGTTCCAGCGGGCTCGGCAGCCTCGACGCCAGCCGCGGCACGTCGTACGTCCAGCTCGACGACCCGATGTCCACGGTCGTCACCGGCGAGATGACCGCCCAGCTGCTGCTCTGGGACCCGCTCGGCTACACGACCGGCGAGTGGACCGGCGCGAACTGGTACGGCGCGAACTGGTACGGCGCGAACTGGTACGGCGCGAACTGGTACGGCGCCAACTGGTACGGCGCGAACTGGTACGGCGCGAACTGGTACGGCTCCGAGTACTACGGCGAGGTCGACGGTGCCAACTGGTACGGCGCCAACTGGTACGGCGCCAACTGGTACGGGGCGTGGGAGTGA